A segment of the Fibrobacter succinogenes subsp. succinogenes S85 genome:
TCTCCGGAAATCTGCCAAGAACTCGGCTGGACCGTTCCGGACACCGTGATTATCCCGGGCGGTAACCTCGGTAACGTGAGCGCACTTGCCAAGGGCTTCGAAGACTGCAAGGCCATGGGCCTCATCGACCGCATCCCGCGCATCATCGTTGCTCAGGCAGAAAACGCCAATCCGTTCTACCAGGCATACGAACGTGGCTTTGACAAGCTCGTTCCGGTTCAGGCCAAGAAGACTCTCGCATCTGCTATCCAGATCGGTAACCCGGTCAGCTACCCGAAGGCAGTCCGCGCTATCCAGAAGACAAACGGCATGGTCGTAAGCGTCTCTGAAGAAGAACTCGCCAACGCAGCCCACCGCGGCGACCGCATCGGTCTCTACTGCTGCCCGCACACGGGTGTCGCTCTCGGCGCTCTCGAAAAGCTCGTCGCTGCAGGCAAGATTACGAAGGACGAAAACGTCGTCGTCATCAGCACGGCTCACGGTCTCAAGTTCACGGAATTCAAGGTCGGATACCACGAACAGAAGCTCGAAAACATCGCCAGCAAGTACGCAAACCCGGTGTTCAAGGCTCCTGCCGAAATCGGTGCTGTCATGGACATCCTCACGAAGGAAATGGCAGCCCGCCGTCGCTAATGCGCAAGCATTCGCTAACGCGAACATGATTTAGATACAAAGAGAGCGGCGCAATCGCGTCGCTCTTTCTTTTTGCATTTTTTCAACAAACCTATTCTTTCACCAAGAATCCGGCAATGGACTTTTCACGGACAAACGTCTTCTTGGAAACGTTCTGTACATCGGCGACATTCACCTTTTCCAAATTATCGGCCCAGTTGAGGAAAATGCGGTAGTCCCCATGAACTTCGTACCAGCCAAGCATGGTCGCCACGTTTTCCATGTCAGTCAAGCTACGAACAAGCCCTGCATAAGCGCGGTTCTTGACTTTCTGGAATTCTCTAGCGCTGACTTGTTCATTCTTGAGTTTTTCAAGCTCTTCCCAAACGACTTTTTCAACCTTTTCGCGATTGGCATCCGGGCGGAGGTTCACGCGGACAGAGAATTCGGAAATGTACTTGTTCGGGCTATTGCTTGCGCTCACGCCAACGGCAAGCTTTTCTTCTTCGACAAGGCGCTTGTAAAGGCGGCCAGAACGTCCGTTCAAAACACCCTCGGCAATGTCAAGCGCATAAAGCGTGCTATCGCCCACAGCCGGAGTCTTGAAGACTAGCGTATAAAGATTCGGAGCATCCTTGCGCTTGACGGTCAAACGCTTTTCACCCGCCTGTTCCGGATCGCGAACGGTAAGCGGAGGGAAAGCTTCGCCAGCCGGAATCGGAGCAAAATACTTCTTGACAACCTTCATCGTTTCAAGCGTATCCAAGTCACCCGCCATCACGAGAATTGCATTACGCGGCTTATAGTACTTGCGGTAATGTTCTTCGGCCTGTTCGCGAGTCAAGTTATCGATATCGCTCGGCCAGCCAATGGTCGGCACGCGGTACGGGAACGCCTCGTAAATCATGGAATTGAGCGTTTCATAGAAACGGCCCGTCGGACGGTCGTCATAGCGCATGCGACGTTCTTCACGGACGACAGAACGTTCCGAATAGAACTCGCGCAACACAGCATTTTGCATGCGGTCAGATTCAAGCCACAGGAACAATTCAATCTTGTTCTTGGGGAGCGTCACCGTGTATGCGGTCAGCAAGTCGCTTGTAAAAGCGTTAAGACCTGTTCCGCCAGCAGCCTGATAGGCGCCCCACAACTCGTCCTTGAT
Coding sequences within it:
- a CDS encoding M16 family metallopeptidase, which encodes MRKLFARIAMCCAFVPALLTGTSAAAVNLPVHKEVLDNGLTVLLYPNKQAPTVSCRLFYVTGSVHEVPGKSGLAHILEHELFKGTKKVGVSDSVADVRFMATQDSLQALIRPAKIAGDTALVKKLTAEHDSVLNEHRKIFIKDELWGAYQAAGGTGLNAFTSDLLTAYTVTLPKNKIELFLWLESDRMQNAVLREFYSERSVVREERRMRYDDRPTGRFYETLNSMIYEAFPYRVPTIGWPSDIDNLTREQAEEHYRKYYKPRNAILVMAGDLDTLETMKVVKKYFAPIPAGEAFPPLTVRDPEQAGEKRLTVKRKDAPNLYTLVFKTPAVGDSTLYALDIAEGVLNGRSGRLYKRLVEEEKLAVGVSASNSPNKYISEFSVRVNLRPDANREKVEKVVWEELEKLKNEQVSAREFQKVKNRAYAGLVRSLTDMENVATMLGWYEVHGDYRIFLNWADNLEKVNVADVQNVSKKTFVREKSIAGFLVKE